Proteins encoded in a region of the Candidatus Omnitrophota bacterium genome:
- a CDS encoding nucleoside deaminase, with the protein MRRNEVDDHKAMNVAIQEALNGIRGGSGGPFGAVLVKDGKIIASAHNSVLEQKDPTRHAEINAISLAAGEIGSHDLSGCVIYSTTEPCPMCFAAIHWARIERLVYGTDIEDVKKLGFNELCISSMHMKEKGLSPVRIEPGFMREECMAILVEWKNTPGTIVY; encoded by the coding sequence ATGAGAAGGAACGAAGTGGATGACCACAAAGCCATGAATGTGGCGATACAGGAAGCGCTTAATGGGATAAGAGGTGGCAGTGGCGGGCCTTTCGGCGCGGTACTGGTAAAGGACGGGAAGATCATAGCTTCCGCGCATAACTCCGTACTTGAGCAAAAAGACCCTACACGGCACGCCGAGATCAACGCGATATCCCTGGCCGCCGGGGAAATAGGTAGCCACGACCTGTCCGGATGTGTCATATATTCCACGACCGAACCATGTCCAATGTGTTTCGCGGCCATACACTGGGCCAGGATAGAACGCCTTGTTTATGGGACAGACATAGAGGACGTGAAGAAGCTGGGTTTCAATGAATTGTGTATATCGTCGATGCACATGAAGGAAAAAGGTCTTTCACCCGTCCGTATCGAACCGGGTTTCATGCGGGAAGAATGCATGGCTATACTGGTGGAATGGAAGAACACCCCGGGGACGATCGTATATTGA